CCGAATCATTTGTTTCTGCAAAAGCACCTGTTGGGGTAATAGATGTTAATAAACCTAAAGTAATAGCTGAAACAATAATTTTATTTTTTCTAATTTTCATAGTGCATCCTCCAATAAATGTAATTTTTATAACAATACAAATAATAACAATTATCAGAAAAAAACACAATTATTTTTTGAGAAAGGGGTTTAATAGCATGTTTAAATCAAATAATGTTTCTTTATTTTTAGTGGTCATTTCTTTTTCTTGTTTTATTTTATACCTTCTAAATAGTCTGGTTAAGCTTCAACCAATTGTTCTATTAGCTGTTATGTTATTTTCGATTTTAGGAGCTATTTTCACGATAGATTCTACTGATAAGACTTACAAAAAAAAGATTCTTTTAGTTATCGTAATTCTGTATTTCATTTCAATACCTGTAATACTTTTATTTAAACTTATTTTCAAATGAATCAAACTTTTAATTTTCGAGAGGATGGGTAGAAATACTCGTTTTCTAATTAAGTTTTGGATTATATGAATAGCTTGATATTTTTCATTTTTATTAGTTTTAAATTATCAATAGGGTACACTCTATTGATAATTTTTGTCTCCTTGGTAATTAAGCGTTTGTAGACTATCAATAACACTTATCAAAATTAAAAATTAAAAAAGAAAAACAGAGGAAAAGACAGAGGACCAATTGGTTCTGGTTAGTCAATTTTAATAGCAATAACTATAAGGTTTGTAAGAACAATCAGTGGATATAATCCGTATTTTGGTTCATCTAACGTTTATTAATGTAAAAATATTCCTTAACGTACAATTTTCTTTTTTTGATCGTGTGACCCCTATAAAAGAAATAGGTTGTAGTTGGAAATAAAAGTAAGGCTATGACCTATTTTTACACGTATCTCGGCTGTACCCCTACAGACAACAGAAATATTAGCAAAAGCGTTATCGTATTACAATTTGAATTTTATATAGAAACGAGGGAATGTGATGGATAAAAATATTGTTTTTGAAGCGAAAAAGGATATTTATTGGGAGGATTGGGGGCATTTAAGAAAAATTTTTCTAAAAGGAAGAATCTATCAAGGTACACTTCATAAAAATGGAAAGGTTACAGCAGAAACACCTTATTATGAAGGAATTTCTGATTATGTAGATTTAGATTCTATTGAGATTAGATTTAAAATACATGATTGGGTAATACATGAAGAAATTCAATCAGTATTTAGGATATTAGAAGTTTATGATTTTAATGGTTTAGCATTTTTACGTGATGATTGCGGTGATACAGGAGATATAGAAGCAATCGAAAAATGCCGTCTTGCTACAGAAGAAGAAATTGAAAAGGAAAAATTGAGAAGAAAACGAGAAAAGGTATGGTCACATATATAAAATAAAAAAAGCGTTATTTAATAAAAAGAAGGGAGAATTAGTTCTTCCTTCTTTTTGAAATTTATGTATCATACAGTTTCTTTTACAGCCTCTTTTAGACCTTTACCCGCTTTAAATACAGGTACTTTACCTCCAGGGATATGCATTTCTTCTCCCGTTTGAGGGTTGCGTCCTGTACGTGCAGAACGTTCACGCACTTCAAATGTACCGAATCCAATTAATTGTACAGATTCTCCGTTTTGAAGAGATTGTGTGATTTGATCCATGACAGCTTGTACAGATGCAGAAGCATCTTTTTGTGATAAGGATGCTTGTTCAGCAACTTTTTTGATAAGTTCTGTTTTGTTCATATGTATACCTCCAGGCAATGATTCATTTTAGGTTGCTATTATAACGTTTTTACTAGAAATGTACAAATTCTCATTTTGGTTGTTTTTGCCTATTCCTTCGAAAAGGAGAAATAAGGTTTTGCTTGCAGAATCCATTTTCGTGTAAGCATTTTTTCTTAATAATCGGATCGTTTAATCTTTTGCAAAGATTCCACTCCAAGTTGCGAGTCGCTTTTTGCCATTACTTTTTCATAGGTTCCCTCTTTTAATTTTTCTGTTAGAGCTAAAATATCGTTTAAAGTATGGTGTAACTGTTGCACTTGTCCTTGAAGGCGTTCAATTTCACTTTGCTCGATAGGTGTTAAACGCTCTTCCTTTTTCCATTTGGAAAGCTGTTCTTCAAATATCCATGCAAATTCACGTTGTTCTGTGTAAACATGGATGGTGCGCTGTATGATTGCATCATTCAACACATGAGGTTTGTTGCGGGCTTCTAAAAGATTTATATATTGTTCTTTAGCATCTGAGGATTGACCATCGATTAGATTTGCAATGATAGGCAGGTTTTGGATAGGTTGCCAATTTGGTTGATTCTCCATATATTTGTTCCGTCCTTTCATTTAATTTATTATAAGGGAATGATATCACAAAGTAGGCGGATTTACAGGAAAGTTGAAATAGCTAACGCATACACTTATAATTTCACATACCGGATTGTTTATAAAAATACCAAACACCAAAAACCTAGAATACATTAAAATTGGGAATTATTCCTTCGTTCTAATGGATCATACACCGTATCTTTTGGATAACGATTCGAAGAAATGTATACATAAAAAATCACTTTGTCTAAAATGTGGTACCATTATGTAAAGGAGGATGAGAATAACAAGGCAAAATTCACAAGATGAGTACTATGAACAATTAAAGCAGAAAAAAGAAAACGTGATTATTATCTTTAAAAATGGGTTTCGAATTTCTGGTCAAGTAATCGGTATTGATCGTTTCACGGTGCTACTTATGGTGAATGGTAAACAACAATTAATCTATAAAAATGCTATCTCGACTCTTACTACATACTAGATTAGGAAATGGGCTGGATGCCCTTTTAAGGAGTTGCATACTATGATATTTTTATTTCAATTTGAAAACAAGGAAGATGGAATTGATTTTGTTCTCAATGAAAAAATCGCTTTTGATATGCATCCCCATCATGAAAAAATGTTACGACCCTTGGTTCATTCTACCTGTCAAATATTAGATCGCTACAAACAATTTAGTCAAAATGATATCTTAATGACCAGCAAAATTTTTGATAATGATAAATTAGGTGTCATGTTAAGCGACGGATTGGGAACCTATATTGATCCCTATACAAAATATCAAATTCTCTTTGCAAGTGCGAAATCCATCGCAGATATTCTAATTGAGGTAATGGAGCAACGGACGCTAGTAAGGAAATGAAGGGAGGAAGAGGGATGAAAAAGAAGGTATATGCTGTGCGAAAAGGGAGGAAAACCGGTATTTTTTATTCTTGGAAAGAATGTGAAGCGCATGTCAAAGGATATTCAGGTGCGCAATACCGCTCTTTTCCTTCCAAAAAAGAAGCACAACAATATCTGTCATCCACTCTCATTCAAAATAAAAAACACCAGGTATCTTCTCCTTCTCAAAACATAAAAGAACAGCCAACGAAGCTACATTCTTCAGGTGTTTCACAAGAATCTATTGTAGAAGTTTATATTGATGGCAGTTAT
This sequence is a window from Bacillus clarus. Protein-coding genes within it:
- a CDS encoding HU family DNA-binding protein — encoded protein: MNKTELIKKVAEQASLSQKDASASVQAVMDQITQSLQNGESVQLIGFGTFEVRERSARTGRNPQTGEEMHIPGGKVPVFKAGKGLKEAVKETV
- the hfq gene encoding RNA chaperone Hfq, translated to MRITRQNSQDEYYEQLKQKKENVIIIFKNGFRISGQVIGIDRFTVLLMVNGKQQLIYKNAISTLTTY